A genome region from Alphaproteobacteria bacterium includes the following:
- the iscX gene encoding Fe-S cluster assembly protein IscX, whose product MHLKWTDIHDIAIELEDARPNADIVNLRFTDLWKWIQEIPDFSDDPDRSNEKILEAIQMAWLQERGLA is encoded by the coding sequence ATGCATCTCAAATGGACAGACATTCACGACATTGCCATTGAATTAGAGGATGCTCGTCCAAATGCCGACATCGTGAATCTCCGCTTTACCGATCTTTGGAAGTGGATCCAAGAAATTCCGGACTTCTCAGACGATCCCGATCGCTCAAATGAAAAGATTCTAGAAGCCATCCAAATGGCTTGGCTCCAAGAACGCGGCCTTGCATAA
- a CDS encoding 2Fe-2S iron-sulfur cluster binding domain-containing protein, with protein sequence MPKIIFVYPDGNRQEIDAPSGLSILEVAHENKIPIEGACEGSLACSTCHVIVEPEWYEKLAEATEDEEDMLDLAFGLTHTSRLGCQIILSDALDGITVKLPDATRNMMVG encoded by the coding sequence ATGCCTAAGATTATCTTTGTTTATCCCGATGGAAACCGCCAAGAGATTGATGCCCCGTCCGGACTTTCTATCCTAGAAGTAGCCCATGAAAATAAGATCCCCATTGAAGGTGCTTGTGAAGGATCTCTGGCGTGCTCTACCTGTCATGTGATCGTAGAGCCCGAATGGTATGAAAAACTGGCTGAAGCCACGGAAGATGAAGAAGATATGTTGGACCTGGCCTTTGGACTGACGCACACGTCTCGCCTAGGCTGTCAAATTATTCTGAGTGATGCGCTTGATGGCATCACTGTCAAATTGCCTGATGCAACGCGAAACATGATGGTAGGCTAG